The DNA segment GTGCCACGTTAACTTACTCCGGTGCCGAATTGTTCAGGCGGTTAAAGAAAAGCGATGATTATGCAGCTTTGATCAAAAATGATTTTCAAACCGTTTTCAATGGCGTGGTTTTTTTCTTTCATAAAACCGGTACAACCAATCCCTTTGCCTCTTACAATATCAGCTTTAATAACAATGGTACGGTAAAGAATTTTAGCATGCTTAAAACGCATAATGCTATTTGGAAGATTGAGCACAATGTATTGCCCTCATGGGTGCAGGAAATGGAGATGGAGTTCAGTGAAGCTATAATACACAATGAGCAATCCCAACAGGCGTGACTTGCTGTAAAAATGCATCCGCATCATTATAAAAGCCATGCAAGCCTTTCAAAAAAAGGTATGGATGATTTATTGATGTACACACTATAAGCAAAATGATATTTTCTTACCCGTAATTGTTCCTCCCGTTCCTGTTGCACCATATTTTCCAGGATGGTATAAAATTTTTTGCACTCGTTCACTGAATCAATGTCCGGTAAGTGTAATAAGTTATCCAAAATTCATCACTTTATTAGTTAATGTATGAAATGGCCACCCGGCAATACGTGTGCTAAGCCATCTGCACCATAGTATAAACACCACCGGTCTTATTGCTGTTATTAGTATAGGTTAACCACGGCCCGGTTGAAAATGATAGCCGTAAAACCAGCAGTGATATACTTTGGCTAGTTTTCAGGAAGGGAAATAACCTCTTGCAAGGTCAACTGTTATGCATTGTTTGTCTTTGTAAAACTACTCTAAGAATACAAGGGTTTGTTATACAATTGTAAAGCCTTCTTGTATCATTCACAGGCTGCCGTGGTGGTAAGCTTTAATGCCTTTATTACACCAGCGGTGTTGCCGTTTAATAAGCTTACCTTGCAGCATTGCTGCGGCTTACTCGAAACGATTTTATGTTTCTTGCCGCTGTAAAAAAAGCAGGTTATATGGCAGGTAACTTATCCTGTTATATATACACTTGTTCCACACAAAAATTATGAAGCTCTTTATAAAAAACATGGTTTGTACCAGGTGTATTATGGTGGTGCGGCAGGAGTTAGCAACACTGGGTTTTCACCCAACATCCATCGCATTGGGCGAAGCGAACTTTTTGAAAACGACTGTTATCACCGGCTTGCAGTACAAACAAATAAACAGTGCGCTGCTACCCTGGGGGTTAGAGCTCATGCATGATAAAAAGCTGGTATTGGTAGAAAAAATAAAACAGGTCATCATCAGCGCTGTGTATTGTTCCGGCGGGCCACTGCAAACAAACTTTTCAGACCACCTGGTACAAAAGCTGCAGTATGATTATACCTATATGTCCAACCTGTTTTCTTCCGCA comes from the Panacibacter microcysteis genome and includes:
- a CDS encoding helix-turn-helix domain-containing protein, coding for MKLFIKNMVCTRCIMVVRQELATLGFHPTSIALGEANFLKTTVITGLQYKQINSALLPWGLELMHDKKLVLVEKIKQVIISAVYCSGGPLQTNFSDHLVQKLQYDYTYMSNLFSSAEGVTIEHFIIHHKIARVKELLQCNEMNLTEIAWNLHYSSVAHLSNQFKKVTGLTPSQFKLQKHRSYVQDTSC